From the genome of Papaver somniferum cultivar HN1 chromosome 2, ASM357369v1, whole genome shotgun sequence, one region includes:
- the LOC113350371 gene encoding O-acyltransferase WSD1-like — protein sequence MKINLVKKEMEYSEIGEIRSSFMDDGEDDEYLEPSSPTGEYYSSSSLSVSILGVLEFEIPIDDSPTKSLLKNVFIPIHRRFSSLLVTGKNGEKHWKKVTVNLDDHIKVPLLEEGLPVEYYDEYFNEYLSKMAMERLPQSRPLWEIHLFKYPTSNAAGIIVFKLHHALGDGYSLMGALFSCLQRSDNPSLPLSFPKIRPDDHMNKKTKNVLEILSLLKNTITDFTWSLWKSNMLEDQASPIRSAKEDVDFRPVSISTVTFSLDQIKEIKAKLGATINDVMVGIIFYGIRLYMETTSKDSGNARATALVVLNTREITTYQSIKDMAKPETKGAWGNSFAFFHVSIPDAPNVDTSDPLEFVFESKKTITMKKNSLGVYLTGKFLELMRKLRGPEETSKYIRNIFWKSSLCISNMIGPLEKMSLANHPVKGLYFMPVNDPVSLFLTMMSYLGKMRIGVGVEKELINHKLFCTCLEKAFERIFEAAMGSSSVSS from the exons ATGAAAATTAATCTAGTAAAGAAAGAAATGGAGTACTCAGAAATAGGAGAAATTAGGTCCTCATTCATGGATGATGGTGAAGATGACGAGTATCTGGAACCATCCTCACCAACCGGTGAATATTACAGCAGTTCTTCGCTCTCCGTGAGCATTCTTGGAGTTCTGGAAtttgaaattccaattgatgacTCTCCAACTAAGTCGTTGCTTAAGAAtgtcttcattcccatccaccgACGTTTCTCTTCCCTCTTG GTTACAGGAAAAAATGGAGAGAAACACTGGAAGAAAGTTACAGTTAATCTCGACGACCACATCAAGGTTCCATTGCTTGAAGAAGGGCTACCGGTGGAATACTACGATGAATACTTCAATGAATATTTATCAAAGATGGCTATGGAGCGACTACCACAGAGTAGACCGTTATGGGAGATTCACCTATTCAAGTACCCTACAAGTAATGCCGCTGGGATAATTGTGTTTAAACTTCATCATGCCCTAGGTGATGGATATTCACTCATGGGTGCTCTCTTTAGCTGTTTACAAAGATCAGATAATCCTTCTCTTCCTTTAAGTTTTCCAAAGATTCGACCGGATGATCACATGAATAAGAAAACAAAGAATGTTTTAGAAATTTTGTCCTTGTTGAAGAACACTATAACAGATTTCACTTGGAGTCTTTGGAAGTCTAATATGTTGGAAGATCAAGCTAGCCCTATTAGGTCAGCTAAAGAGGACGTTGATTTTAGGCCAGTTTCAATCTCTACTGTCActttttctcttgatcaaatcaaagaaatcaaggcAAAGCTTGGTGCG ACGATTAACGATGTGATGGTCGgtataatattttatggaataagGCTATACATGGAGACCACGAGCAAAGATTCTGGCAATGCGCGTGCAACAGCTCTAGTTGTACTTAATACTAGGGAAATAACCACATATCAATCAATCAAGGATATGGCGAAACCAGAAACCAAAGGGGCGTGGGGTAACAGCTTCGCTTTTTTCCATGTCTCTATCCCTGATGCCCCAAATGTTGATACTTCCGACCCACTGGAATTTGTATTTGAATCTAAGAAAACGATCACAATGAAGAAGAACTCCTTAGGCGTTTATCTAACTGGAAAATTTCTTGAGCTAATGAGAAAACTAAGAGGTCCAGAG GAAACTTCGAAATACATACGTAACATCTTCTGGAAGTCAAGCTTGTGCATATCGAATATGATAGGACCGCTGGAGAAAATGTCTCTAGCAAATCATCCTGTAAAGGGTCTCTACTTCATGCCGGTGAATGATCCTGTG AGTCTCTTTCTAACAATGATGAGCTACTTGGGGAAGATGAGGATAGGTGTTGGAGTTGAGAAAGAGTTGATAAATCATAAACTGTTTTGTACTTGCTTAGAGAAGgcatttgagagaatttttgaaGCTGCTATGGGCTCATCATCAGTTTCCTCGTAG